A region from the Variovorax paradoxus genome encodes:
- a CDS encoding 1-aminocyclopropane-1-carboxylate deaminase, which translates to MNLKKFPRHALTFGPTPIHPLKRLSAHLGGEVELYAKREDCNSGLAFGGNKTRKLEYLIPEALEGGYDTLVSIGGIQSNQTRQVAAVAAHLGLKCVLVQENWVNYSDAVYDRVGNIEMSRILGADVRLDSAGFDIGIRKSWEEAMDDVRKAGGKPFPIPAGCSEHPRGGLGFVGFAEEVRQQEAELGFKFDYIVTCSVTGSTQAGMVVGFAADGRADRVIGIDASAKPEQTFAQIVRIAKGTAELVELGRDITDKDVVLDRRFGGPEYGLPNEGTLESIRLCARLEGMLTDPVYEGKSMHGMIEKVRLGEFPAGSKVLYAHLGGVPALNAYSFLFRNG; encoded by the coding sequence ATGAACCTCAAGAAATTTCCCCGCCATGCCCTCACCTTCGGCCCCACGCCGATCCACCCGCTCAAGCGCCTGAGCGCCCACCTGGGCGGCGAGGTCGAGCTCTATGCCAAGCGCGAGGACTGCAACAGCGGCCTGGCCTTCGGCGGCAACAAGACGCGCAAGCTCGAATACCTGATTCCCGAGGCGCTCGAGGGCGGCTACGACACGCTGGTGTCCATCGGCGGCATCCAGTCGAACCAGACGCGGCAGGTGGCGGCCGTGGCCGCGCACCTGGGCCTGAAGTGCGTGCTGGTGCAGGAGAACTGGGTCAACTATTCCGATGCGGTGTACGACCGCGTCGGCAACATCGAGATGTCCCGCATCCTGGGCGCCGACGTGCGGCTGGACAGCGCGGGCTTCGACATCGGCATCCGCAAGAGCTGGGAAGAGGCCATGGACGACGTGCGCAAGGCCGGCGGCAAGCCCTTTCCGATTCCGGCCGGCTGCTCGGAGCATCCGCGCGGCGGGCTGGGCTTCGTCGGATTTGCGGAGGAAGTGCGGCAGCAGGAGGCCGAGCTGGGCTTCAAGTTCGACTACATCGTGACCTGCTCGGTCACGGGCAGCACACAGGCCGGCATGGTGGTGGGCTTCGCGGCCGACGGCCGGGCCGACCGCGTGATCGGCATCGACGCCTCGGCCAAGCCCGAGCAGACCTTCGCGCAGATCGTGCGCATTGCCAAGGGCACGGCCGAACTGGTCGAGCTGGGACGCGACATCACCGACAAGGACGTGGTGCTCGACCGCCGCTTCGGCGGCCCGGAATACGGATTGCCCAACGAAGGCACGCTGGAATCGATTCGCCTCTGCGCGCGCCTCGAAGGCATGCTGACCGACCCCGTGTACGAGGGCAAGTCGATGCACGGGATGATCGAGAAGGTGCGCCTGGGCGAATTCCCGGCCGGCTCGAAGGTGCTCTATGCGCACTTGGGCGGCGTGCCGGCCCTGAACGCCTACAGCTTCCTGTTCCGCAACGGCTGA
- a CDS encoding Lrp/AsnC family transcriptional regulator, with translation MSTTKLRITPAQAAEAAPELDRTDRAILRALQRDASVSNVALAAKVNLSAPACLRRVERLKAAGLIKGIVALLDAQALELGMLVMIGVVLDRSTPDSFADFEKAAQKVSGCLECHVVTGEFDYFMLVRTRDNDSFNRLHAEQLLYLPGVRQIRTFVVLKQVLSTTQLPI, from the coding sequence ATGAGCACAACAAAGTTGCGTATCACGCCGGCGCAGGCGGCCGAAGCGGCGCCGGAACTCGACCGCACCGACCGCGCCATCCTGCGCGCCCTGCAGCGCGATGCCTCGGTGTCGAACGTGGCCCTGGCCGCCAAGGTCAACCTCAGCGCGCCCGCATGCCTGCGCCGGGTCGAGCGGCTCAAGGCCGCGGGGCTCATCAAGGGCATCGTGGCGCTGCTCGACGCCCAGGCGCTCGAGCTCGGCATGCTGGTGATGATCGGCGTGGTGCTCGACCGCTCGACGCCCGATTCCTTCGCCGACTTCGAGAAGGCCGCGCAAAAGGTCTCGGGCTGCCTCGAATGCCACGTGGTCACGGGCGAGTTCGACTACTTCATGCTCGTGCGCACGCGCGACAACGACAGCTTCAACCGCCTGCATGCCGAGCAGCTGCTGTACCTGCCGGGCGTGCGCCAGATCCGGACTTTCGTGGTGCTCAAGCAGGTGCTGTCGACCACGCAGCTGCCGATCTAG
- a CDS encoding FAD-dependent oxidoreductase: protein MESFAFAPAYELPVWPFTPPPELGRTEIVRHPIVIVGAGPSGLTLACDLAQRGIRAVLLDEDDTVGVRGASSRGICYAQKSLEIFERLGIYERIAAKGITWSFGRTFSGEQEVYSFNLQAESVSRQPPFINLQQFYVEWFLVERILELGLTDVRWKSRVTGIEPLSDGVRIDIETPAGRYTIEADRLIDATGANSPIRTQLGIEAHASRSTDRWCISDVRFKKPLPVERWTWVDAPFNEGRGVWQHLMADGVWRIDYQMPEDCDTAHISQPEVAGARLREQLGPGVEFEFVWIGPYGYRDHLLDSFRHGRVFFIGDAAHVVSPFGARGGNSGIQDAANLGWKLALVAQGQANDALLDSYDAERQPAAKQNLEVTSRSARFLAPRSPAEHTLRRAVVALAARHPFARALVNTGRMSVANDYPPAPQLPDGGRTVQNLPLRWADGRETTLMRLLAEGTQCLGLWLAPTRAEAKTAMDATASLPLRLLAIGGDSGLPALRADETLTHHLGLHDTGSFVLVRPDAYRAATLAQATPGAIATALRTALAHDNDNDNDNAP, encoded by the coding sequence ATGGAAAGCTTTGCATTCGCGCCGGCCTACGAGTTGCCGGTCTGGCCCTTCACGCCGCCGCCCGAATTGGGCCGCACGGAAATCGTCCGCCACCCGATCGTGATCGTCGGCGCGGGCCCCTCGGGCCTCACGCTGGCCTGCGATCTTGCGCAGCGCGGCATACGCGCGGTGCTGCTCGACGAGGACGACACCGTCGGCGTGCGCGGCGCGTCGTCGCGCGGCATCTGCTATGCGCAGAAGAGCCTCGAGATCTTCGAGCGCCTCGGAATCTACGAGCGCATCGCGGCCAAGGGCATCACCTGGTCGTTCGGTCGCACCTTCTCGGGCGAGCAGGAGGTCTACAGCTTCAACCTGCAGGCAGAGAGCGTCTCGAGGCAGCCGCCGTTCATCAACCTGCAGCAGTTCTACGTCGAGTGGTTCCTGGTCGAGCGCATCCTCGAACTGGGGCTCACCGATGTGCGCTGGAAGAGCCGCGTGACCGGCATCGAGCCCTTGAGCGATGGCGTGCGCATCGACATCGAAACGCCCGCAGGCCGCTACACCATCGAAGCCGACCGGCTGATCGACGCGACCGGCGCCAACAGCCCGATCCGCACACAGCTCGGCATCGAGGCACACGCCTCGCGCAGCACCGACCGCTGGTGCATCAGCGACGTGCGCTTCAAGAAGCCCTTGCCAGTCGAGCGCTGGACCTGGGTCGACGCGCCCTTCAACGAAGGCCGCGGCGTCTGGCAGCACCTGATGGCCGATGGCGTCTGGCGCATCGACTACCAGATGCCCGAGGACTGCGACACGGCCCATATCAGCCAGCCCGAAGTGGCGGGCGCGCGGCTGCGTGAGCAGCTTGGCCCGGGCGTGGAGTTCGAGTTCGTCTGGATCGGCCCGTACGGCTACCGTGACCACCTGCTCGACAGCTTCCGCCACGGCCGCGTGTTCTTCATCGGCGACGCCGCGCATGTGGTGAGCCCCTTCGGCGCGCGCGGCGGCAACAGCGGCATCCAGGATGCGGCCAACCTCGGCTGGAAGCTGGCGCTGGTCGCGCAAGGGCAGGCGAACGATGCGCTGCTCGACAGCTACGACGCGGAACGGCAGCCGGCCGCGAAGCAGAACCTCGAAGTGACGAGCCGGTCGGCACGCTTTCTCGCGCCGCGCTCGCCGGCCGAGCACACGCTGCGCCGCGCGGTGGTGGCGCTGGCCGCGCGCCATCCGTTTGCGCGTGCGCTGGTCAATACCGGCCGCATGTCGGTCGCCAACGACTATCCGCCTGCACCGCAGTTGCCCGATGGCGGACGCACGGTACAGAACCTGCCGCTGCGCTGGGCCGATGGCCGCGAGACCACGCTGATGCGGCTGTTGGCCGAGGGCACGCAGTGCCTGGGCCTGTGGCTCGCACCGACACGCGCTGAAGCCAAGACGGCCATGGATGCCACGGCGTCGCTGCCGCTGCGCCTGCTCGCCATCGGCGGCGACAGCGGGCTGCCGGCGCTGCGAGCCGACGAGACCCTGACGCACCACCTCGGCCTCCACGACACGGGCAGCTTCGTCCTCGTGCGGCCCGATGCCTACCGCGCCGCGACGCTGGCGCAGGCCACGCCCGGCGCAATCGCCACCGCGCTGCGCACGGCCCTCGCCCACGACAACGACAACGACAACGACAACGCCCCATGA
- a CDS encoding DUF2783 domain-containing protein, translated as MITDPRIPEPDGFYTALLAAHKGLSEAQSADLNARLVLLLANQCGDQAVLLACIRAAAEDPTTTATP; from the coding sequence ATGATCACCGACCCCCGCATCCCCGAGCCCGACGGCTTCTACACCGCCCTGCTGGCCGCACACAAAGGCCTGAGCGAGGCGCAGAGCGCCGACCTCAACGCCCGCCTCGTGCTGCTGCTGGCCAACCAGTGCGGCGACCAGGCCGTGCTGCTGGCCTGCATCCGCGCCGCGGCCGAAGACCCCACGACAACCGCCACACCATGA
- a CDS encoding VOC family protein — protein sequence MPTLAHAAPPVRGLHHFAWRCRDSEETRRFYEDLLGLPLAHVIKSDHVPSTGEHCPYVHIFFRMRDGSYIAFFDLGDDIAALPSPNTPAWVNHIALRVDSVADLLAAKARLEGAGVEVLGVTDHHIIESIYFFDPNGLRVELTTPTVPQAEMEAHALRARADLDAWTVRKAGLRAAKDAAHG from the coding sequence ATGCCGACGCTTGCCCACGCGGCCCCGCCAGTTCGCGGGCTGCACCATTTCGCCTGGCGCTGCCGCGACAGCGAAGAAACCCGCCGCTTCTACGAAGACCTGCTGGGCCTGCCGCTCGCCCACGTCATCAAGAGCGACCACGTGCCGAGCACGGGCGAACACTGCCCCTACGTGCACATCTTTTTCCGGATGCGCGACGGCTCGTACATCGCCTTCTTCGACCTGGGCGACGACATTGCCGCGCTGCCTTCGCCGAACACGCCGGCCTGGGTGAACCACATCGCGCTGCGGGTCGATTCCGTTGCCGACCTGCTCGCCGCCAAGGCGCGGCTCGAAGGCGCGGGCGTCGAAGTGCTGGGCGTGACCGACCACCACATCATCGAATCGATCTACTTCTTCGATCCCAACGGCCTGCGCGTGGAATTGACCACGCCGACCGTGCCGCAGGCCGAGATGGAGGCGCATGCGCTGCGCGCCCGCGCGGACCTCGACGCATGGACCGTGCGCAAGGCCGGCCTGCGCGCAGCGAAGGATGCAGCGCATGGCTGA
- a CDS encoding LysR family transcriptional regulator, whose amino-acid sequence MNLTLRQLRAFAAVAEAGSFTAAAQQLHLTQSALSVLVRELEREMGVQLLDRHTRRVQLSEAGREFLPSVHRLLGDLAGAVAGVTDLRDKKKGLLRLAAPQLMACTLMPRVIALYRKAFPDVDVRLADTLPEHLLAGVMAGDVELAVGQDVPVDGAIERRTLLRDRHWLICPPGHAFAKRRKVRWHELEPYTFIAPTRDFRQRVLPELAPAERDYMLRPGTQEVSYMTTALGMVASGLGLTVCPTYSAPLVRAHGLQMVRLESPDFHREVCIYSAARRTLSPAAASFVEILERFAKAQPKG is encoded by the coding sequence ATGAATCTCACCTTGCGCCAATTGCGCGCCTTCGCCGCCGTGGCCGAGGCCGGCAGCTTCACCGCCGCGGCGCAGCAGCTGCACCTCACGCAGTCGGCGCTCAGCGTGCTGGTGCGCGAGCTCGAGCGCGAGATGGGCGTGCAGCTGCTCGACCGCCACACGCGGCGCGTTCAGCTTTCGGAGGCCGGGCGCGAGTTTCTGCCTTCGGTGCACCGGCTGCTGGGCGACCTCGCGGGCGCGGTGGCCGGCGTCACGGATTTGCGTGACAAGAAGAAAGGGCTGTTGCGCCTCGCAGCGCCGCAGCTCATGGCCTGCACGCTGATGCCGCGCGTGATCGCGCTCTACCGCAAGGCGTTCCCCGACGTTGACGTGCGCCTGGCCGACACGCTGCCCGAGCACCTGCTGGCCGGCGTGATGGCCGGCGACGTGGAGCTTGCGGTGGGGCAGGACGTGCCGGTCGACGGCGCCATCGAGCGCCGCACGCTGCTGCGCGACCGGCATTGGCTGATCTGCCCGCCTGGCCACGCCTTTGCGAAGCGCCGCAAGGTGCGCTGGCATGAACTCGAGCCGTACACCTTCATTGCGCCCACGCGCGACTTCCGCCAGCGCGTGCTGCCCGAGCTGGCGCCGGCCGAGCGCGACTACATGCTGCGCCCCGGCACCCAAGAGGTGTCGTACATGACCACCGCGCTCGGCATGGTGGCCTCGGGGCTCGGGCTCACCGTGTGCCCGACCTATTCGGCGCCGCTGGTGCGCGCCCACGGCCTGCAGATGGTGCGGCTCGAATCGCCCGACTTCCACCGCGAGGTGTGCATCTACAGCGCGGCGCGCCGCACCCTGTCGCCCGCGGCCGCGAGCTTCGTCGAGATCCTCGAGCGCTTTGCCAAGGCGCAGCCCAAGGGCTGA
- a CDS encoding phosphoglycerate kinase produces MNVIRFTDLCAQGKAAGQRVFIRADLNVPQDDAGRITEDTRIRASVPCIQLALDAGAAVMVTSHLGRPTEGEFKPEDSLAPVARRLGELLGREVPLVANWVDGVDVKPGQVVLLENCRVNKGEKKNDEALARKLAALTDIYVNDAFGTAHRAEATTYGIAQFAKVAAAGPLLAAEIDAITKALAQPKRPLVAIVAGSKVSTKLTILKSLSANVDQLIVGGGIANTFMLAAGLKIGKSLAEPDLIDQAKAVIESMRARGADVPIPVDVVTAKTFAADAPATVKAANDVADDDLILDIGPKTAAILAAQLREAGTIVWNGPVGVFEFDAFAGGTKAIAQAIAESSAFSIAGGGDTLAAIAKYGIEKQVGYISTGGGAFLEVLEGKTLPAFEILAKRAAG; encoded by the coding sequence ATGAACGTCATTCGATTCACCGACCTCTGCGCGCAGGGCAAGGCCGCCGGCCAGCGCGTCTTCATCCGTGCCGACCTCAACGTGCCGCAGGACGATGCCGGCCGCATCACCGAAGACACGCGCATCCGCGCCTCGGTGCCCTGCATCCAGCTGGCGCTCGACGCCGGCGCCGCCGTGATGGTGACCTCGCACCTGGGCCGCCCCACCGAGGGCGAATTCAAGCCCGAGGACTCGCTCGCCCCCGTGGCCAGGCGCCTCGGCGAACTGCTGGGCCGCGAGGTTCCGCTGGTGGCCAACTGGGTCGACGGCGTCGATGTGAAGCCCGGCCAGGTCGTGCTGCTCGAGAACTGCCGCGTCAACAAGGGCGAGAAGAAGAACGACGAGGCGCTGGCCCGCAAGCTCGCCGCGCTCACCGACATCTACGTGAACGACGCCTTCGGCACCGCGCACCGCGCCGAAGCCACCACCTACGGCATCGCGCAGTTCGCCAAGGTGGCCGCGGCCGGCCCGCTGCTCGCGGCCGAGATCGACGCCATCACCAAGGCACTGGCACAGCCCAAGCGGCCGCTGGTGGCCATCGTGGCGGGTTCCAAGGTCAGCACCAAGCTGACCATCCTCAAGAGCCTGTCGGCCAATGTCGACCAGCTGATCGTCGGCGGCGGCATCGCCAACACCTTCATGCTCGCGGCCGGCCTCAAGATCGGCAAGTCGCTGGCCGAGCCCGACCTGATCGACCAGGCCAAGGCGGTGATCGAGTCCATGCGCGCGCGCGGCGCCGACGTGCCCATTCCGGTGGACGTGGTCACGGCCAAGACCTTCGCGGCCGACGCGCCCGCCACCGTCAAGGCCGCGAACGACGTGGCCGACGACGACCTGATCCTGGACATCGGCCCCAAGACGGCCGCGATCCTGGCCGCGCAGCTGCGCGAGGCCGGCACCATCGTCTGGAACGGCCCGGTGGGCGTGTTCGAGTTCGACGCTTTCGCGGGCGGCACCAAGGCGATTGCCCAGGCCATCGCCGAGAGCAGCGCCTTCTCGATCGCCGGCGGCGGCGACACGCTCGCGGCCATTGCCAAGTACGGCATCGAAAAGCAGGTCGGCTACATCTCGACCGGCGGCGGCGCCTTCCTCGAAGTGCTCGAGGGCAAGACGCTCCCCGCCTTCGAGATTCTTGCCAAGCGTGCCGCGGGCTGA
- the pyk gene encoding pyruvate kinase gives MITDRLPRHATKIVATLGPASNTPELLEQMILNKVSVVRLNFSHGTAQDHIDRAAMVREAARKTGREVAIMADLQGPKIRVGKFAQGKVWLEPGAKFVLDASRTEPGDTGAVGLDYKDLPRDVKPGDKLLLNDGLIVLTVDAVRGEAVHTTVKLGGELSNNKGINKQGGGLTAPALTAKDMEDIKTAMSFQADYVAVSFPKNATDMEMARQLCNVAAAEYGHKPGLIAKIERAEAIPKLEEILRASDGIMVARGDLAVEVGNAAVPALQKKMIRMARDMDKVVITATQMMESMITNPVPTRAEVSDVANAVLDGTDAVMLSAETASGRYPLETVQEMSRICEAAESAEDKMLDADFSGKTYSRIDQSIAMGALFTAHHLGAKAIVALTESGSTPLWMSRHRAHIPMYALTSRLATQRRMALYRNVRPLLMDSESDRDTALEQAEAHLKKRGIVQTGDVYAITCGEPMGAPGGTNMLKICRAS, from the coding sequence ATGATCACGGATCGCCTTCCCCGCCACGCCACCAAGATCGTCGCCACGCTCGGCCCGGCGTCCAACACGCCCGAGCTGCTGGAACAGATGATCCTGAACAAGGTCAGCGTGGTGCGGCTCAATTTCAGCCACGGCACCGCGCAGGACCACATCGACCGCGCCGCCATGGTGCGGGAGGCAGCCCGCAAGACGGGCCGCGAGGTGGCGATCATGGCCGACCTGCAGGGCCCCAAGATCCGCGTCGGCAAGTTCGCGCAGGGCAAGGTCTGGCTCGAGCCGGGCGCCAAGTTCGTGCTCGACGCCTCGCGCACCGAACCCGGCGACACCGGCGCGGTCGGCCTCGACTACAAGGACCTGCCGCGCGACGTGAAGCCCGGCGACAAGCTGCTGCTGAACGACGGTTTGATCGTGCTGACGGTCGACGCGGTCAGGGGCGAGGCGGTGCACACCACCGTCAAGCTCGGCGGCGAGCTCTCCAACAACAAGGGCATCAACAAGCAGGGCGGCGGCCTCACGGCGCCGGCGCTCACGGCCAAGGACATGGAAGACATCAAGACCGCGATGAGCTTCCAGGCCGACTATGTGGCGGTGAGCTTTCCCAAGAACGCCACCGACATGGAAATGGCGCGCCAGCTGTGCAACGTGGCCGCGGCCGAGTACGGCCACAAGCCGGGCCTGATCGCCAAGATCGAGCGTGCCGAGGCCATTCCCAAGCTGGAGGAAATCCTGCGCGCGAGCGACGGCATCATGGTGGCGCGCGGCGACTTGGCGGTCGAGGTGGGCAATGCCGCCGTGCCGGCGCTGCAGAAAAAGATGATCCGCATGGCGCGCGACATGGACAAGGTGGTGATCACCGCCACCCAGATGATGGAGTCGATGATCACCAACCCGGTGCCCACGCGCGCCGAGGTGAGCGACGTGGCCAACGCCGTGCTCGACGGCACCGACGCCGTGATGCTCTCGGCCGAAACCGCCTCGGGCCGCTATCCGCTCGAAACCGTGCAGGAGATGAGCCGCATCTGCGAAGCCGCCGAATCGGCCGAGGACAAGATGCTCGACGCCGACTTCAGCGGCAAGACCTACAGCCGCATCGACCAGTCGATTGCCATGGGCGCGCTGTTCACGGCCCACCACCTGGGCGCCAAGGCCATCGTGGCGCTCACCGAGTCGGGCTCCACGCCGCTGTGGATGAGCCGTCACCGCGCGCACATTCCGATGTACGCGCTGACCTCGCGGCTGGCCACGCAGCGCAGGATGGCGCTCTACCGCAACGTGCGCCCGCTGCTGATGGACTCGGAGAGCGACCGCGACACCGCGCTCGAGCAGGCCGAGGCCCACCTGAAGAAGCGCGGCATCGTGCAGACCGGCGACGTCTATGCCATTACCTGCGGCGAGCCGATGGGTGCACCGGGCGGCACCAACATGCTGAAAATCTGCAGGGCAAGCTGA